CTacatgaatttttaatgacGGCCGGAGCCTATTTTGGggtttttctggtttttagaTTTGCCATCAACGAAACGCAGCGAGAGTAAGAAGTTGGAATTGCATGTGATaccaaaataattcaatttcagatatgCCGCAGAAgtcttcaaaaaactcaaagaGCAACAAAATGTCTGCATTCCCATGCAAATGATGCTCGCTTTCTTCATTGCAACTGTCGCAGACCAATGGgagaagatttttgaaaatgttgggtACATTGAGAAGTATGTTTTATTtccttctttcaaaaaaatattcaataatgTCTCcacacttttcaaatttccatgtTTCAGTGCTGCTCTAGCGGTTGCCACATTTCTCCCAGACGGCAAAGAAAAACGGGACAATAATGGCAATGTGATTCTTGCAAAAGTGGACAACTCAAACGTTCGTCGAAATATTATCAGATACCTGGTGCTCTCGCAGATTTTGGGCATCCGTGATGTTTCGGAGCTGGTTAAGAAGCGATTCGCTAATTATGACATGATAAAGGCGACAGGTACGGCTATGATAAAATCACATAATCAATGAATAAGTTCAGGAGTTTTACAAGATCATGAGGAACCACTGCTGAAAAAGGTGCCGTGTAAAACTTACGCGGAGTCATTTGTTCCTATCACCTGGATAATGTCTATTCTTCAGAAATTCGCATCAAAGGTGAGCGGCATTCGGCATATGCCAcatgaaaacacaaaaactttTCCCATAAAACTTTAGGATTCTTGACAAAAAACTAACCAAACATATACTTTTCTCTTTGCAGAACGAGGAGAACTTGTACTACGATACCGTTTATCTGGAGATTACAGACTTCTAcaagaaaatcataaaactgACTCGCTACGATCTCATCCCGATTCCTCTGGCATATCCGCAAGCGGTGTTTCTTGCAGTTAGAATCTACTTTTTCTTTTGTCTGTTCACACGACAACATTTGGATTTGGAGGAAAATTGGGCGGTAATTTTGacaatcaattttctttagGCTTATGcgtaggctcaggcttagacttaggctgaTTGAAATTCCGGTTTTCTAATGttccgttttttttagttGTCCCACTGGGGCTTCCCACTTCTCACGACACTCCAGTTCATTTTCTTGGTTGGTTGTATGAAAGTTGCCGAGATTCTGCTAAACCCTATGGGACAAGATGATGAGAATTTTGAGTGCAACTATGTCATGGACAAGAATCTTTTCgtaagttctttttttttttgagtgtaactgtgccatttgaaatttttaaataattgcaGGTGGGGCTGACTATTGTTAGTTCAGAACACACTGAGTGTCCCGAATTGGAAGAGGTGATTGGAGATGACTATGTGCCTTGGTATCCGGATGACTGTAAGAGTAAGGAGGAGAAGAATcaagaagaattgaaaaaatacttggAGAGTGTTGAGTAAGTTAATTAGAagcttggaaatttttcaatataactTTTCAGCTTCCAAGCCGTTACCAGTAGTGACCAAGGTGAAAATGACGAAGTATCCACAATGATGAAGGTTGAGCAAAATTCTCTACTTGTGTGTGGCCGAGAGAAATTTTATGAAGGCGGCGGTTTTCGCAATTCGGATGTGTACCCGAAACAAAGAGCGAATTACCCTCATTAATTGTTTGATGCTCTTCAAGTTATGATATTACTCGTGGcttttattttgtaattttaagtctattcatttatgaaatttcattaGTAAACAGCAAATAATCTAGAATTATTTCTAttcttattaatttatttcaataaagcTGGATTTTGTAAACTTCTCCAACGTAGCGTTGCACTCTCtcgtttttcatcaaaaacgCTGGTTCTTATGAATAgcataataaacatttttaaaattaacacGTTTGAAAATGAGCTTAAAAATGTGCTTCTAATTGCCGGAGTatcttttgaaataattgcaaaacttttcTCAATGTTCTCTCCGAATCtttgaactttaatttttcaactgtcTGTGTCCATCTACAGATGTTTGTAAATTCATGATCAAGTTACTAATAAAGTTGGCAATTACATGAGATCAGAGAattgaaagttaaaataatttagaaaagaATAGCTCGAAAACGATTGGATGTAGCATATTGCAATTATGTAGGTGAAATagagttattaaaaattaaagataaaaattgaattcaagcATCAGGTTTTCTTTTTGCATCTGGgccttcatcatcttcatatTTGCGACGTTTGTGGATTTCTTTTGGCTCTTCTTTCTCATCctggaaaacgtttttttgttggtacaAATTGCAACTAAAGCTATTAGCTTACCTCTGTCGTGAGTCGTTCAAGCTCCTTTTGAAGTAGATTCATAAGATCTTCCGTCTCCTTCCTATCATCATCAAATTGGGTCATATTCCTTTTTTCCTCTTCAATAAACTCGCTCATTCGTAGCTCCTGGTCTTGACAAGTTTCAATATCCAACTTGCGCTCTTGTAGTTCCTCGTCCAAAATTCGATTTGGTCTTCCAACTTCGataatttgtgattttaaCTGTTGAATTACCAATTCATGGCCTCTTATGTCCATTTGAAGTTGGTGTACTTTTGCTTCGTATTCTTGAATGTTTCGGATACACTGCTCTTGTTCAAATGGCAGACTTTCAGTGATCTTTTGACACCGTCTTAGTGCACGGTTACAAAGTGCTTTCGGGTCCTTTCCATTCTGACGTCTTATTGATTTCATGAATTTGTTCGTCTGGAATATGGCGgttaagaaaaagaaaattccaaactttATGGTAACGAGTCTCgtaatttcgcaaaaaattttacagacgCACGTAGTTTTTGCTAACTTACATACAATCTCAGTCCTACCAAGGTACCAAGCACCTACAATAGTGTCACATCTCCGCAAAGGGACGATATACTAcgttatgaatttttctatatttttattctGTGTTATTTTACCTTTTCATATTGTCTATCTTCTCCATCT
This is a stretch of genomic DNA from Caenorhabditis elegans chromosome V. It encodes these proteins:
- the best-12 gene encoding Bestrophin homolog 12 (Confirmed by transcript evidence) — its product is MTIPYLADLKDQTECKTCPKILTRCKGSLYKVILHEFLMTAGAYFGVFLVFRFAINETQREYAAEVFKKLKEQQNVCIPMQMMLAFFIATVADQWEKIFENVGYIENAALAVATFLPDGKEKRDNNGNVILAKVDNSNVRRNIIRYLVLSQILGIRDVSELVKKRFANYDMIKATGVLQDHEEPLLKKVPCKTYAESFVPITWIMSILQKFASKNEENLYYDTVYLEITDFYKKIIKLTRYDLIPIPLAYPQAVFLAVRIYFFFCLFTRQHLDLEENWALSHWGFPLLTTLQFIFLVGCMKVAEILLNPMGQDDENFECNYVMDKNLFVGLTIVSSEHTECPELEEVIGDDYVPWYPDDCKSKEEKNQEELKKYLESVDFQAVTSSDQGENDEVSTMMKVEQNSLLVCGREKFYEGGGFRNSDVYPKQRANYPH
- the F14H3.3 gene encoding uncharacterized protein (Confirmed by transcript evidence) encodes the protein MFYNRQAKRDSPNTKLGEEVLREEQAKHNGLGHGQYEKNERSLCGCASGQFQMISASVSFDRERCLQNNQQHEANGKLEEEHFREEQAEPIEPDGEDRQYEKTNKFMKSIRRQNGKDPKALCNRALRRCQKITESLPFEQEQCIRNIQEYEAKVHQLQMDIRGHELVIQQLKSQIIEVGRPNRILDEELQERKLDIETCQDQELRMSEFIEEEKRNMTQFDDDRKETEDLMNLLQKELERLTTEDEKEEPKEIHKRRKYEDDEGPDAKRKPDA